In Bdellovibrio sp. GT3, one genomic interval encodes:
- a CDS encoding Rne/Rng family ribonuclease, which produces MSAEILINVRPQETRVAYVDGGVLSDLKIERKTSPTLVGSIHRGTVIRVLPGMQAAFVDIGLEKAAFLYVGDIREDVDDNFLSNVDREEPLEMDGDDDKPHHAVKTPIQDLLKEGQSILVQVAKDPLGTKGARITTHLSLPGRFVVFLPTVRHLGISRRIEDETERERLRQLVQKINPSGGVIVRTAGDGASEEMLKADIEYLDRLSKEIFKNYEKKKTPGALHTELDVELRALRDLMSEDVTSVWVDNVEIHRKVVKFVSQFMPKYKQNIVLYEEKKPLFDLYDIDIEISRSMERKIWLKSGGYIVIDEAEALVVIDVNTGKFVGKKDLEETILKTNLEAVRETAHQLRIRNCGGIIIIDFIDMEKESHREKVMEALAEELGRDRSRTNVVSMSQLGLVEMTRKRIRPSLIKTLCEPCSYCDGKGYIKRKSTVANEIFRELERDADMLTNKKTNVVIHCHSQVVDWIYEVEGESLENIEKKLGRSVAFKIEPNYHLEQYEIFFV; this is translated from the coding sequence GTGTCAGCAGAAATTCTCATCAATGTCAGACCTCAAGAAACACGCGTAGCCTACGTGGACGGCGGAGTGCTGTCAGATTTAAAAATTGAACGTAAAACCTCACCGACATTAGTCGGGTCTATCCACCGCGGCACAGTCATTCGTGTGTTGCCGGGAATGCAAGCAGCCTTTGTGGATATTGGTCTGGAAAAAGCAGCGTTTCTTTATGTCGGCGATATTCGCGAGGACGTTGACGACAACTTCCTTTCAAATGTGGACCGTGAAGAACCACTTGAAATGGATGGGGACGACGACAAGCCTCATCACGCAGTGAAAACTCCGATTCAGGATCTTCTAAAAGAAGGTCAAAGTATTCTCGTTCAGGTTGCCAAAGATCCATTGGGCACAAAAGGTGCGCGGATTACAACTCACTTGTCATTGCCAGGTCGTTTCGTGGTGTTTTTGCCGACGGTGCGTCACCTGGGTATTTCCCGTCGAATTGAAGACGAGACTGAGCGCGAAAGACTTCGCCAATTGGTGCAAAAAATCAATCCATCAGGTGGTGTGATCGTTCGTACCGCTGGTGATGGTGCATCCGAAGAGATGTTGAAGGCCGACATCGAGTATTTGGATCGTCTTAGCAAAGAAATATTCAAAAACTACGAAAAGAAAAAAACACCGGGTGCATTGCACACTGAACTTGATGTGGAACTTCGTGCTCTGCGCGATTTGATGAGTGAGGATGTAACCAGCGTTTGGGTTGATAATGTTGAAATCCATCGCAAGGTTGTTAAATTCGTTTCTCAATTCATGCCGAAATATAAGCAGAACATCGTCCTGTATGAAGAGAAGAAGCCTTTATTCGACTTGTACGACATCGACATCGAGATCTCCCGCTCAATGGAGCGTAAGATCTGGTTGAAGTCCGGTGGTTATATCGTGATTGACGAGGCCGAAGCTTTGGTTGTGATCGATGTCAACACCGGCAAATTCGTCGGCAAGAAAGATCTTGAAGAGACGATTTTGAAAACGAATCTTGAAGCAGTTCGCGAGACCGCGCATCAGCTTAGAATTCGTAACTGTGGCGGAATTATTATCATCGACTTTATCGATATGGAAAAAGAGTCCCACCGCGAAAAAGTCATGGAAGCCTTGGCCGAAGAGTTGGGGCGCGATCGTTCGCGTACAAATGTCGTCTCCATGTCCCAGTTGGGTCTGGTAGAGATGACACGTAAACGCATTCGCCCAAGTTTGATTAAAACTTTGTGTGAGCCGTGCTCTTACTGTGATGGCAAAGGCTACATTAAACGTAAATCCACTGTGGCGAATGAGATCTTCCGTGAGCTTGAGCGCGACGCTGATATGCTGACTAATAAGAAGACCAATGTCGTCATTCACTGTCACAGCCAAGTGGTTGATTGGATTTACGAGGTTGAAGGGGAGAGTTTGGAAAACATCGAGAAAAAACTCGGCCGCTCTGTCGCCTTTAAAATTGAGCCAAATTACCATTTGGAACAATACGAAATATTCTTTGTCTAA